One stretch of Lemur catta isolate mLemCat1 chromosome 2, mLemCat1.pri, whole genome shotgun sequence DNA includes these proteins:
- the CDIPT gene encoding CDP-diacylglycerol--inositol 3-phosphatidyltransferase produces the protein MPGENIFLFVPNLIGYARIVFAIISFYFMPCCPLTASSFYLLSCLLDAFDGHAARALNQGTRFGAMLDMLTDRCSTMCLLVNLALLYPRATLLFQLSMSLDVASHWLHLHSSVVRGSESHKMIDLSGNPVLRVYYTSRPALFTLCAGNELFFCLLYLFHFSEGPLVGSVGLFRMGLWITAPVALLKALISVIHLTTAARNMAALDMADRAKKK, from the exons ATGCCAGGCGAGAATATCTTCCTGTTCGTGCCTAACCTCATCG GTTACGCCCGGATTGTCTTCgccatcatttctttctacttcatGCCCTGCTGCCCCCTCACGGCCTCCTCCTTCTACCTGCTCAGCTGCCTCCTGGACGCTTTCGATGGACACGCTGCCCGAGCCCTTAATCAAG GAACTCGGTTTGGGGCCATGCTGGACATGCTAACGGACCGCTGCTCCACCATGTGTCTGTTGGTCAACCTGGCCCTTCTGTACCCTCGAGCCACACTTCTCTTCCAGCTCAGTATGAGCTTGGATGTCGCCAGTCACTGGCTGCACCTGCACAG TTCTGTGGTCCGAGGCAGTGAGAGTCACAAGATGATCGACCTGTCTGGGAATCCGGTGCTTCGCGTCTACTACACCTCGAGG CCTGCTCTGTTCACCCTGTGTGCTGGAAATGAGCTCTTCTTCTGCCTCCTCTACCTGTTCCATTTCTCCGAGGGACCTTTAG TTGGCTCCGTGGGCCTTTTCCGAATGGGCCTCTGGATCACTGCCCCCGTCGCCTTGCTCAAGGCCCTCATCAGTGTCATCCACCTGACCACGGCCGCCCGCAACATGGCTGCCCTGGACATGGCAGACCGTGCCAAGAAGAAGTGA